The genomic DNA CaaatagagaccttaagattTGAGAACGGCGTCTTCTCCTAGGACGTCACGGCATATAAAGGCCTGGGGCGAGAACGCCGTCCTTTGCGCGGGAACTTTAGACTTAAGAAAAGATAAACACGACGGGAACTTTTTCTAGCGCCTTGGTCGAGAATGGCGTCCTTCAGGAAAGCGCGTGACGAACTTCTTGTAAGTTTTTGCGAGGAAATAATCAATGAGGATGAGTTTCTCATGTTGTATGATGCTAACAAATCGAAAAATCCAGAGTATCCTTTTTGGAATTATGAAAGATTTACGTTGCAAGGTAAAAGTGAGGCCGAGTGTAAGACAGACTTACGTTTCGAAAAATACGACATTCCTCTCTTGGTTGATGTTCTTGGCTTGCCTGACGAAATAAAGTGTAAACAAGGAACAATCTGTGACAGTACTGAAGGATTATGCATCGTTCTAAAAAGGCTGGCATACCCTTGCCGCTACAGCGACCTCATAAGCACTTTCGGCAGACCTGtccctgaaatctccatgataAGTAATACAGTCATTGATTTTATATTTGAGCATCATGGTCGTCGGATATCAGAGTGGAATCACACTATTTTAAATCCCCATGCATTACAGACATATGCTGAAGCTGTTTCAAATAAAGGTGCGGCCCTCGACAATTGTTTCGGCTTTGTGGACGGTACAGTTCGTCCAATTTGTCGCCCAAACACCAATCAAAGAATTGTTTACAATGGGCACAAGAGGGTGCATGCcctgaaatttcaatcaatcgCCATTCCAAATGGACTAATTGCCAATCTTTACGGTCCTGTTGGTAAGTGTGTTTAATTATAGCTGTATCgttcaattttatttatatttataaacaATCAGAAGCTTTAGCAGTGGGCTCTACTGTTATAACACTGCAGGAATTTGAACACAAGAAAACCTACTGGAGACCTGGGTCAAAGTACCTCTAGTACATACTTCTCATATGTTGTCATATACAATCAGTGAACAGTAAAATAGCAAACATGTGAGGACCACAATGAAACAGGCAGGAACCCTATAACATAGGGTCATCTTTTGTAGCCAAACAGTACAACAGTAAAGATAAATAGAATGGCAGCTTTTATCaacaattattaataattttcacCCCCCTAATTCTACAAACCTTTACTATTTCCAGAGGGCAGAAAGCATGATGCGGGAATGCTACGAGACTCAGGACTGTACCATGATCTCCAAAGATTTGCTTTCTCCCCAACTGGGCAGCCTTTGTGTATATATGGGGACCCAGCCTATCCTCTTCGCGTACACCTCCAAGCTCCATTTCGGAATGGCATCCTGACTCCCCCAATGCAGCAGTTTAACAGTTCCATGAGCCCAGTGAGAAGCTCAGTGGAATGGCTGTTTGGGgacataattaattatttttgctttctcgattttaagaaaaacttaaaaataggGCTCAGCCAAATAGGTAAAATGTACATTGTTTGTGCCCTTTTAAGGAATGCCCTTACATGCCTTTATGGTAATACCACTTCCCAGTATTTTGATTTGGACCCACCCATGTTGCAAGAATACTTTGCTTGATTTAATTATTGATGTAATAtgacaaaactttatttaatcaacACAACTTCAGTATGTAAACTTATGGCACAACAAGATTGAATAAAGAACGAAATGGTTGTTCAAGTTTGATAAACCTCCATTAAATGgagtttttcttaacaatacaatGAATTAATACGTAAAAAAAGCTGTAACAAATAAGATTATGGTATAATGtggtaaacaatggaaaatactCCTGAGTGCAGGGATCTAACTTTTTTGGTTCATAAGTTTGTCAACAACAGCCATGAGGATCTGAgattgttgctgctgctggtGGTGCATTAGCTCCATCATAGATTTCTGTTGATCAAGATAAGAAGCCAGCTTCTTCTCCTCCAATTCTTGCTGCTTTCCTCGTATTGCTAACTCTTCTTCTCTCAATGCCTTCTCGCTTTCAGCTTTCTCACGCAGAAATGAGATTGTTTCATTGCCActccttctctttttcttcataTGGTTTTCCTGTTCTCCTTCCTCGACTGCTCTCTTCTGGGTTTCTCCTAACTTCTCCATGGCCTTTTTTCTTATACTTTCAGCTTTCTGTTTATCAGTGTCCTCTTTCTCTTTAATCACTGCTTCATCAATCTCCTGGGAGGTGGAAGCGACTTCCTCCATTTCAATAATATCAGCCAGTGCTTGGTCCAATTCTGTAGGTTCAGGTGACACTCCAGTTGACCTTTCTTCAGCATTCATCTTCTTCCTGTACCTCTTAATTAATATGTTGAGGTGATCCCGAACTGATCTTTTTGTTACAAAAAAACGCACACCACTTGTGCTATTCAGGTTGGTGCTAATTTCCTCCCACAGTTTTCCTCGTTCATTcgaatttctttttgcagaaaatGGATTCACTGAGAGAACTTCCCTGCACAGCAGAATGTCATGCATGCTCTTTGGTCCACATCTGGACCCCTGGAAAAGCTGGCACtctattaaaagaaaagcaaatatcACTACAATAGCCTACATTTCAAGCTATATATCTTCAGAGTTAATGCAACTGAATTGAACAGCATTAGTTGCTGAGATTTTTATGTTTGATATGCTCTAATATAACCCaagcaaattaaaattcaacaaccaCTTCACGACAAATCAAACACCATTTCAATTGTAACAAGTTTCAAAAGTAGgtatcattttgttcaaattgtCCCACAGAAAGACATATATGTAAAATCCTGAACTTAACTGGTCTTTGATagagagaaaaaattaatgtcatggAGGCTTTATAAATAGCGGCGAGTATTCTTTGCATTGTAGTGGAATGAAACTTACATGGATAATAAATATGAGAGCCTTAACTACGAGagaaataaatatattacaGTACTTATCCAGAAAACAAGCATCTCCGATATATCTATTCTCAAGCCGCGGAAACGGTGTAAGAGCAACCAGTAAATTACAAAGTCATGAATTTAATCAAAACATGGCAATCAGGAGGACAATATATCGAGACTTCAAAGGAAAAATTGCAGCGCTCGAAAACATTTGATTAGGCTCGCTGTGAGAGTTTGACTACTGATAAAAACTACACTCTTCTTACATCAGTCGATCTCTCACATGGCATGATAAATTGATGCtcaacatgataaatttttcCATCCCGTTAATAGGCAAAGTATGTGGAGTCTACTTACTCGGAACTGGAATCCATCGTCTATCTATGAAATAACAAGCACTGTTAACAATAGAACATCCAAAAGCACAGCGAAAACGGCgaaagaaatgaataatttgagctcaaaaaacaaaaacatactcaCGTTTTACGTAGGAcgcgaaatgaaaaaaatggcgtaCTCACTAAATGTGAAACGCCGTCCCATTCACACACAGACATGCGCAGTGACATTATCAGGCGAAAACGAACTTCCGGTGGCGTCCTAGATAGATGACGTCCTCAAATCTTAAGGTAcctaatagggaccttaagatttgAGGACGTCATCTATCTAGGACGCCACCGGAAGTTCGTTTTCGCCTGATAATGTCACTGCGCATGTCTGTGTGTGAATGGGACGGCGTTTCACATTTAGTGAGtacgccatttttttcatttcgcgTCCTACGTAAAACGtgagtatgtttttgttttttgagctgaaattattcatttctttcGCCGTTTTCGCTGTGCTTTTGGATGTTCTATTGTTAACAGTGCTTGTTATTTCATAGATAGACGATGGATTCCAGTTCCGAGTAAGTAGACTCCACATACTTTGCCTATTAACGGGATGgaaaaatttatcatgttgaGCATCAATTTATCATGCCATGTGAGAGATCGACTGATGTAAGAAGAGTGTAGTTTTTATCAGTAGTCAAACTCTCACAGCGAGCCTAATCAAATGTTTTCGAGCGCTGCAATTTTTCCTTTGAAGTCTCGATATATTGTCCTCCTGATTGCCATGTTTTGATTAAATTCATGACTTTGTAATTTACTGGTTGCTCTTACACCGTTTCCGCGGCTTGAGAATAGATATATCGGAGATGCTTGTTTTCTGGATAAGTACtgtaatatatttatttctCTCGTAGTTAAGGCTCTCATATTTATTATCCATGTAAGTTTCATTCCACTACAATGCAAAGAATACTCGCCGCTATTTATAAAGCCTccatgacattaattttttctctctATCAAAGACCAGTTAAGTTCAGGATTTTACATATATGTCTTTCTGTGGGacaatttgaacaaaatgatacCTACTTTTGAAACTTGTTACAATTGAAATGGTGTTTGATTTGTCGTGAAGtggttgttgaattttaatttgcttGGGTTATATTAGAGCATATCAAACATAAAAATCTCAGCAACTAATGCTGTTCAATTCAGTTGCATTAACTCTGAAGATATATAGCTTGAAATGTAGGC from Montipora capricornis isolate CH-2021 chromosome 2, ASM3666992v2, whole genome shotgun sequence includes the following:
- the LOC138037899 gene encoding uncharacterized protein, coding for MASFRKARDELLVSFCEEIINEDEFLMLYDANKSKNPEYPFWNYERFTLQGKSEAECKTDLRFEKYDIPLLVDVLGLPDEIKCKQGTICDSTEGLCIVLKRLAYPCRYSDLISTFGRPVPEISMISNTVIDFIFEHHGRRISEWNHTILNPHALQTYAEAVSNKGAALDNCFGFVDGTVRPICRPNTNQRIVYNGHKRVHALKFQSIAIPNGLIANLYGPVEGRKHDAGMLRDSGLYHDLQRFAFSPTGQPLCIYGDPAYPLRVHLQAPFRNGILTPPMQQFNSSMSPVRSSVEWLFGDIINYFCFLDFKKNLKIGLSQIGKMYIVCALLRNALTCLYGNTTSQYFDLDPPMLQEYFA
- the LOC138037038 gene encoding MAP7 domain-containing protein 2-like encodes the protein MNAEERSTGVSPEPTELDQALADIIEMEEVASTSQEIDEAVIKEKEDTDKQKAESIRKKAMEKLGETQKRAVEEGEQENHMKKKRRSGNETISFLREKAESEKALREEELAIRGKQQELEEKKLASYLDQQKSMMELMHHQQQQQSQILMAVVDKLMNQKS